The Ketobacter sp. MCCC 1A13808 DNA segment CAAAAAAGGCAGGCTGAGAAACCAGTCTGCCTTTTTTGTCTTTAGATGAGGTTTTGATTCGCGTTTCAGTGCGATACGTCTAAAGGGCAACTGTGAAAAGGGGGCTGCTGATGTACATAGGCCATGTGCATCGCGTCCAGCATGCTCCAAAGTACATCCAGTTTGAATTGCAGAATAGAAAGCGCATGATTTTGCGCTTCGCGGGTCTCAAAATAATCCAAGGTGATACGGAGACCGTGCTCCACATCCCGGCGTGCCTGAGACAAACGGGATTGGAAATACTGATAGCCCTGCGGCTCAATCCAGCGGTAATGCTGCGGCCAGTTATCCAATCGGCTGCGGTGAATTTCCGGTGCAAACAACTCCGTCAACGAAGAGCAAGCGGCCTCCTGCCAGCTGGCACGGCGAGCAAAGTTAACATAGGCATCGCAGGCAAAGCGAACGCCGGGCAATACACGTTGCTGGGAAACGATGTCTTCACGGGACATTCCAACCGCTTCGCCCAATCGTAACCAGGCTTCGATACCACCCTCTTCTCCGTCGGCACCATCGTGATCCAGGATGCGCTGAACCCACTCTCTGCGCACGTCCCGGTCAGTACAATTCGCCAGTATTGCCGCATCCTTTAGGGGAATATTAACCTGATAGTAATAACGATTGGCAACCCAGCCTTGAATCTCCTGCTGCGTACACAACCCCTGATTCATCCGCACTTGAAACGGATGGTAAATATGGTACAGGCGACCTTTTGCTCTCAAGGCCTGTTCGAACTGCTGCTTGGTTAAAGGCGTGTTCATAAGAAATAGGCTCTGCTAATGACGGACTTTTTAAGTTTATTCGGGGCAATCTGCCAAGGCTTTCCCATTGCGGCTGTTGCGCCAGACGATTTTATCGACGGCATCGGAATGCGGCCGTGAAGACGCCAGTGTTGACAGGGACTCCTTTTCCGTGGCTTGTACCAGGAAATCGGTAATCAAATGGTGCTGCGGCGATAATTCACACACGGGATCGGCGGCGTGCACATCCCCGGTCAGCAAGAACGCCTGACAACGACAACCTCCCAGATCCGCCTCTTTTTCCGGACAGCTCTTGCACGGCTCCTGCATCCATTGCGTACCGCGGAATTGATTAAAAGCCGCCGAATCATGCCAAATGCTTTGCAGGGACGCCTGCTTTACATTGGGAATGGCTAAACCGGGTATCACCCTGGCGCTCTGACAGGGTAAAACGTCTCCATCAGGTGCTACCGTCATAAACGTGGTGGCCCAACCATTGCAGCATTTTTTCGGACGGGTTTCATAATAATCAGGGGCGACAAAAAACACGTCCATCGCCGGATGCTGCTTACGAAAGTCATTGGTTTGCTCTTCTGCCTTTTGAAGCTGTTCACGAGTAGGCAACAGTTGCTGCCGGTTCTGCAAAGCCCAGCCGTAATATTGCGTATTCGCCAGCTCGACAAATTGGGCACCCAAGGAAGCAGCCAGTCGCAAAAAATCAGGAACCTGATGCAGGTTATGGCGATGTAAAACAAAGTTCAGACCCAGGGCGATCTGACGCTCGATCACACTCCGGGTCATCGCCAGCTTGTGATCAAAACTATCAGTAC contains these protein-coding regions:
- the pqqC gene encoding pyrroloquinoline-quinone synthase PqqC, with product MNTPLTKQQFEQALRAKGRLYHIYHPFQVRMNQGLCTQQEIQGWVANRYYYQVNIPLKDAAILANCTDRDVRREWVQRILDHDGADGEEGGIEAWLRLGEAVGMSREDIVSQQRVLPGVRFACDAYVNFARRASWQEAACSSLTELFAPEIHRSRLDNWPQHYRWIEPQGYQYFQSRLSQARRDVEHGLRITLDYFETREAQNHALSILQFKLDVLWSMLDAMHMAYVHQQPPFHSCPLDVSH
- the pqqE gene encoding pyrroloquinoline quinone biosynthesis protein PqqE — translated: MPAESFFNSARPIPLWLLAELTYACPLQCPYCSNPTDFYRSRKHELNTAQWIDVLQQARKLGAVQLGLSGGEPLLRQDLPEILAAAKSLGYFCNLITSAVGLTTEKLDQFKRLGLDHIQISFQGSDRETNHRFGGTDSFDHKLAMTRSVIERQIALGLNFVLHRHNLHQVPDFLRLAASLGAQFVELANTQYYGWALQNRQQLLPTREQLQKAEEQTNDFRKQHPAMDVFFVAPDYYETRPKKCCNGWATTFMTVAPDGDVLPCQSARVIPGLAIPNVKQASLQSIWHDSAAFNQFRGTQWMQEPCKSCPEKEADLGGCRCQAFLLTGDVHAADPVCELSPQHHLITDFLVQATEKESLSTLASSRPHSDAVDKIVWRNSRNGKALADCPE